A region of Deltaproteobacteria bacterium DNA encodes the following proteins:
- the rplV gene encoding 50S ribosomal protein L22, translating into MVSQAVKKYYRSSPKKLGPVLELIRGNGVENAFSILSSLRKRSAPDIAKLLKSAVANASEKGHSDTETLYIKEVYASKGPMLKRVRPRARGRADQRKRRMSHITIVLEERGL; encoded by the coding sequence ATGGTATCTCAAGCTGTAAAAAAATATTACAGATCATCACCCAAGAAGCTTGGCCCTGTGTTGGAGCTTATAAGAGGAAACGGAGTGGAAAACGCTTTTTCGATACTTTCTTCGCTCCGTAAAAGGTCGGCCCCGGATATTGCCAAACTCCTGAAATCAGCCGTCGCCAACGCTTCCGAGAAAGGTCACAGCGATACTGAGACTCTTTACATAAAGGAAGTGTACGCCTCAAAGGGGCCTATGCTCAAGAGGGTAAGGCCGAGGGCCAGGGGGCGCGCGGACCAGAGAAAAAGAAGAATGAGCCACATAACAATAGTACTTGAAGAAAGGGGGCTTTAA
- the rpsS gene encoding 30S ribosomal protein S19, which yields MPRSNKKGPYVSDKLQKKVEAEKALGSGRIIKTWSRNSMITPDMMGLTFAVHNGRKFIPVYVTEHMVGHKLGEFSPTRTFSSHAGDKKAKVGKR from the coding sequence ATGCCCAGATCAAATAAAAAAGGACCGTATGTAAGCGATAAACTGCAGAAGAAGGTAGAAGCGGAGAAGGCTTTGGGCAGCGGTCGTATAATAAAAACATGGTCAAGAAATTCAATGATTACGCCTGATATGATGGGCCTTACGTTTGCGGTGCACAACGGGAGAAAGTTTATACCGGTTTACGTCACCGAGCACATGGTCGGTCACAAGCTGGGAGAGTTCTCTCCCACCCGCACATTTTCGAGTCACGCGGGGGACAAGAAGGCCAAAGTTGGAAAAAGGTAG